In Erpetoichthys calabaricus chromosome 2, fErpCal1.3, whole genome shotgun sequence, a genomic segment contains:
- the pygo2 gene encoding pygopus homolog 2 isoform X1: MAAYLGKLQAPLGQSKRAKAGVNMKSPEKKKRKSSAQGAAFSHLSEFAPPPTPMVDHLVASNPFEDDFGPPSRGAGPPPGPPPTGGPFLHSPGSAGPGGYGGGGGLRMPGPGVPYGGAGQSLRRPPFPSPGHHQMGPGGFGLPGFGQHGGGNLGGGFPPGPQFNIPQNFSPPGPMHPGAGFNPMLSPGALSGGGGGGGPPSHPRFGQQQQQQGGHPFSSLSGPRPFPNAINNMSNMNNSLNNMNNLNSLQSGPYPSPDGHFTSPSTPGIGGDDSKAFHPHQQPSAPPPPPSNPPQSGPGVFPNHPSHPNHPEPPAPNTSPPGPGSGPIAGPVNGGQPQQAAPNNQPKQQLPPGSFHPNNCAGNGSGGGNGGPLPGGPGQVSAPTPPPQINSSKAPGTGGTGSGLVFPCGFCLSEVHDDQDAILCEASCQKWFHRECTGMTETAYSLLTRESSAVWACDFCLKSKEIQSVYVREGLGQLVAANEG; this comes from the coding sequence GGCGCTGCTTTCTCTCACTTATCAGAATTTGCTCCACCTCCCACACCAATGGTGGACCACCTCGTAGCTTCTAACCCTTTTGAAGATGACTTTGGACCACCCTCTCGAGGTGCTGGTCCTCCACCCGGACCACCTCCCACTGGGGGGCCTTTCTTACACAGTCCTGGGTCTGCAGGTCCAGGAGGATATGGAGGAGGTGGTGGTCTCAGGATGCCTGGTCCAGGGGTGCCTTATGGGGGAGCTGGTCAGTCTCTTCGTAGGCCTCCTTTCCCCTcccctggacatcaccagatgggACCAGGAGGATTTGGTTTGCCTGGTTTTGgacagcatggtggtggaaaccTTGGTGGAGGATTTCCTCCTGGTCCACAGTTCAACATTCCTCAAAATTTTAGCCCACCAGGACCAATGCACCCTGGGGCAGGGTTTAATCCCATGCTTTCTCCTGGAGCActgagtggaggtggaggtggtggTGGTCCACCATCTCACCCACGGTTTggacagcaacagcagcagcaaggtGGTCATCCATTCAGCAGCCTTTCTGGCCCTAGACCTTTTCCAAATGCGATAAACAATATGTCTAACATGAATAATAGCCTTAATAATATGAACAACCTCAACAGCCTCCAGTCAGGACCTTACCCTAGCCCAGATGGCCACTTCACTAGCCCTAGCACTCCAGGAATTGGTGGTGATGATTCTAAAGCTTTCCACCCCCATCAGCAGCCATCTGCCCCTCCACCTCCTCCTTCTAACCCACCACAGTCTGGCCCTGGCGTCTTTCCGAATCATCCCTCTCACCCAAATCATCCAGAACCCCCGGCCCCTAATACCTCTCCTCCAGGCCCTGGCTCAGGGCCTATCGCAGGGCCTGTAAATGGGGGGCAGCCACAGCAAGCTGCACCCAATAACCAACCAAAACAACAGCTGCCACCAGGTTCTTTTCACCCGAATAACTGTGCTGGTAATGGGAGTGGTGGTGGTAATGGAGGGCCATTACCAGGTGGACCTGGTCAGGTTTCAGCTCCTACTCCCCCACCACAGATCAACAGTTCCAAAGCACCTGGAACAGGAGGTACTGGCAGTGGCCTGGTTTTTCCCTGTGGATTTTGCCTGTCTGAAGTACATGATGACCAGGATGCCATTCTGTGTGAGGCCTCATGTCAGAAGTGGTTCCATCGTGAATGCACCGGGATGACTGAAACAGCATACAGCCTTCTGACAAGGGAAAGCTCAGCTGTGTGGGCCTGCGACTTCTGTCTCAAGAGCAAAGAGATTCAGTCGGTGTATGTtcgtgaaggtttggggcagcttgTAGCTGCAAACGAGGGTTGA
- the pygo2 gene encoding pygopus homolog 2 isoform X2: MKSPEKKKRKSSAQGAAFSHLSEFAPPPTPMVDHLVASNPFEDDFGPPSRGAGPPPGPPPTGGPFLHSPGSAGPGGYGGGGGLRMPGPGVPYGGAGQSLRRPPFPSPGHHQMGPGGFGLPGFGQHGGGNLGGGFPPGPQFNIPQNFSPPGPMHPGAGFNPMLSPGALSGGGGGGGPPSHPRFGQQQQQQGGHPFSSLSGPRPFPNAINNMSNMNNSLNNMNNLNSLQSGPYPSPDGHFTSPSTPGIGGDDSKAFHPHQQPSAPPPPPSNPPQSGPGVFPNHPSHPNHPEPPAPNTSPPGPGSGPIAGPVNGGQPQQAAPNNQPKQQLPPGSFHPNNCAGNGSGGGNGGPLPGGPGQVSAPTPPPQINSSKAPGTGGTGSGLVFPCGFCLSEVHDDQDAILCEASCQKWFHRECTGMTETAYSLLTRESSAVWACDFCLKSKEIQSVYVREGLGQLVAANEG; encoded by the coding sequence GGCGCTGCTTTCTCTCACTTATCAGAATTTGCTCCACCTCCCACACCAATGGTGGACCACCTCGTAGCTTCTAACCCTTTTGAAGATGACTTTGGACCACCCTCTCGAGGTGCTGGTCCTCCACCCGGACCACCTCCCACTGGGGGGCCTTTCTTACACAGTCCTGGGTCTGCAGGTCCAGGAGGATATGGAGGAGGTGGTGGTCTCAGGATGCCTGGTCCAGGGGTGCCTTATGGGGGAGCTGGTCAGTCTCTTCGTAGGCCTCCTTTCCCCTcccctggacatcaccagatgggACCAGGAGGATTTGGTTTGCCTGGTTTTGgacagcatggtggtggaaaccTTGGTGGAGGATTTCCTCCTGGTCCACAGTTCAACATTCCTCAAAATTTTAGCCCACCAGGACCAATGCACCCTGGGGCAGGGTTTAATCCCATGCTTTCTCCTGGAGCActgagtggaggtggaggtggtggTGGTCCACCATCTCACCCACGGTTTggacagcaacagcagcagcaaggtGGTCATCCATTCAGCAGCCTTTCTGGCCCTAGACCTTTTCCAAATGCGATAAACAATATGTCTAACATGAATAATAGCCTTAATAATATGAACAACCTCAACAGCCTCCAGTCAGGACCTTACCCTAGCCCAGATGGCCACTTCACTAGCCCTAGCACTCCAGGAATTGGTGGTGATGATTCTAAAGCTTTCCACCCCCATCAGCAGCCATCTGCCCCTCCACCTCCTCCTTCTAACCCACCACAGTCTGGCCCTGGCGTCTTTCCGAATCATCCCTCTCACCCAAATCATCCAGAACCCCCGGCCCCTAATACCTCTCCTCCAGGCCCTGGCTCAGGGCCTATCGCAGGGCCTGTAAATGGGGGGCAGCCACAGCAAGCTGCACCCAATAACCAACCAAAACAACAGCTGCCACCAGGTTCTTTTCACCCGAATAACTGTGCTGGTAATGGGAGTGGTGGTGGTAATGGAGGGCCATTACCAGGTGGACCTGGTCAGGTTTCAGCTCCTACTCCCCCACCACAGATCAACAGTTCCAAAGCACCTGGAACAGGAGGTACTGGCAGTGGCCTGGTTTTTCCCTGTGGATTTTGCCTGTCTGAAGTACATGATGACCAGGATGCCATTCTGTGTGAGGCCTCATGTCAGAAGTGGTTCCATCGTGAATGCACCGGGATGACTGAAACAGCATACAGCCTTCTGACAAGGGAAAGCTCAGCTGTGTGGGCCTGCGACTTCTGTCTCAAGAGCAAAGAGATTCAGTCGGTGTATGTtcgtgaaggtttggggcagcttgTAGCTGCAAACGAGGGTTGA